The Mycolicibacterium insubricum DNA segment GCCGACCGACCCCGGTGAGCCCGACGGTTCTGACATCGCCGGGCCTCTTCCTCGCGGAACCACACCGCTCGTCGAACCCGGCGAGCCCGACGAGCACGCCCGCGGCATCCTGCGGCTGACCGCGCCGATGTTCGCCCGCCAGCTGGCCACCTTCCGCGGCACCCCCGAGGGGCTGGCCCGCTTCGGGGTGTTCTTCGGCCAGGGGTTGCTGCGCGCCTACCGCGGCCCGTTCCGGAGGTACTCGGTGTGAGCCCGGCCGACGTCGTGGTGGAAACCGTCCCGTTCACCGCCGGGGACGGAATGAAGTTGAACCTCAAGCGGATCCGCGGGTCCGTCGCCCCGTGGAAGGGTCCGGTGCTGCTGGCGCCCGGCGCCGGGGTGCGCGCCGAGCTGTTCCGCCCGCCCGAGGCGGTCACCGTCGTCGACGCCCTGCTCGCCGACGGGTGGGAGGTGTGGCTGGAGAACTGGCGGGCCAGTATCGACGTGCCTCGCAACCGGTGGAACCTGGATCAGGCCGCCGCCTACGACCATCCGCAGGCGGTGCGCACCATCTGCGACCTCACCGGCGCCGAGCGGGTCAAGGCGGTGGTGCACTGTCAGGGATCGAGCAGCTTCATGCTGGCGGTGGCGGCCGGGCTGCTGCCCGAGGTGGACAACATCGTCGCCAACTCGATGTCGTTGCACCCGGTGGTGCCGGCCTTCTCCGCGTTCAAGTTACGCCGGCTGGTACCGCTGATCGCACCGCTGCTCCCCTACGTCGACACCCGGTGGGGCGAACCCGGCCATCCCCCGCCCAATCCGGCGGCCCGGGCACTGGTGGCGATGGTGCACGCCACGCACCGCGAGTGCGCCAACAGTTCCTGCCGGATGATCAGCTTCACCTACGGTTCGGGGCGCCCTGCCCTGTGGTCACACGAGAACCTCTCGGAGAGAACCCACGACTGGCTGCGGGCCGAGTTCGGCGCGGTGCCACTGAGTTTCTTCGGCCAGATGGCGCGTTCCGTACATGCCGGGCAGTTGCTGCCCACCGGCCAGTTCTCATGCCTGCCAACGGATCTGCTGAATCACCGGCCGAAATCCGAGGCGCGCATCGCGCTGCTCACCGGTTCGCAGAACCGATGTTTCCTGCCCGAAAGTCAGTACCGGACACTGGAATACCTGGAGAAACACCGGCCGGGCGGGCCGCAGTCGATCAAGGAATTCGACGGCTACGGGCACCTGGACGTCTTCTTCGCCCGCTACGCCGCCCGGGACATCTTCGACTACATCATCGAGCAGCTGAACCGCTGACCGCCTCGGCCAGTCCCATCCGGTCCGCGACCCCGAGTTTGGTGCATGCCCGGTAGACGTGGCCCTCCACCGTGCGCACCGATACGCACAGCTGCTCGGCGATCACCTTATTGCTCAGGCCGTCGGCCACCAGCACGGCGATGTTGCGTTCCCGTTCCGTCAGCGGCAGCGGCGCCAATGCCTGTTCGAGGGCGGGGGTGGCCGGGGAGTCGCACGCGGCCGCCCACTTGGCCGCGCACCCCCGCGCCCGTAATTGCGCCGCACCGGCGCCGGCGGCGCCGTGGCGTACCGCGGCCTGCGCGGCGGCGTCGGCGGCGGCGGCCAGTCGGCCGGCCGTGGCGAACTCCGAGGCCACCTCCTCCAGCGCAACGGGATCGCCGTCGCCCAGCGCCCGCGCGTATCGGGCGATCAGCGCCGACATTGCCGTGCCCAGCCGCGCCGCGACCCGTTCGGCGGCGGGGACCACGCCGCGGTCGCCGAGCCGCACCGAATCGAGCACCGCAAGCGGGGCAACGCCGTACTGCCCGGCGCGTTCGGCGACCTCGACCGCGCGGCGGGCGGCGGCAACGGCGGCCGGCAGGTCACGGCGCGCCGCGTGTGTCCAGGCCCGGGCGAGTTCCAACTCCGGTGCGTACATGGCCGAGCGCATCCCGTAGCCGGCCTCCGCCCGGGCCAGCACCTCGGCGGCCTGCGCGTGATCCCCGCGCTGGCCCAGCAACCGAGCCTGCACCATCAGTGCCAGCGGACCCCAGGAGTACCCGGTGCCGGCCAATGCCACGGCGCTGGGCACCAGCAGCGCCGAGGCCTCGGTCAGGGCACCGCGGGCGGCCAGCACGGTGGCCAGCAGAATGTCGGCGATGGCTCGGCCCGGCTGCCGGATGCCGGCAAAGTCCAGGCATTGACGGGCAAACGCCTCGGCCCCGTCGACGTCACCGTTGGCCAGCGCCGCGGTGGTCTGGCCGAGTCCGATGGTGAACCGCAACAGGCCGGGCGGTAGCATCGCCAATCCTCGTTCGGCCAGCGCGGGGACCGGTTCGCAGCATCCCATCCGGGCGTTGGCCAGCGCCGCGGTGGCCGCCGCCCAGGCGACGGCCAGATCGTCGGCGGTGTCCGAGGCCAGCACCCGTTCGGCGTCGCGCCGCGCATCGACGATCTCACCGGCATTGAGCGCGAACGTCGCCGCCAGCGCGTCGAGCACGTCGCGGCTGCTCGGATTGACGACCCGGGTGCGGATCTGTGCCAGCAACTCCCTGGCCCGCTCGGACTCGCCGCGCATCCAGAACTGGTTGGCGGCCTTGGGCAGGACCCAGGCCACCAGATCAGTCTCGGACAGGGTGTCGATCTCGATGGCGTCCAGCACCTCGTCGGCCTCCGCCCCGCGGCCCTGCCAGGCCAGTGAATGTGCAAGCGGAAGCCGTGCGTAGAGGCTCTCCTTGCCATCCAGCGCTCCCCTGGCCAGCGTCTCGGTCAGCTGGAGGTCGCCGAGCCGCATGGCCTCCCAGGCCGCAACCAGCAGCTCGGCGGATCCCAGGGGGGTGTCGGTCTCCAGGGACAGCTGCGCCAGCCGCAGCCGGTCGCTGACGTGATCGGGATCGCGGGCGGCGATTTGGGCGACGAATTCGGCGCTGATCCGACGACGGGATAGCACCCCCAGCTCGCTGCGCACGCATTCGGCGTAGAGCGGATGGCCCGAAAGCACCACGGTGTCTGGGCCGCGCACCGAGATGGTCACCGCACCGGCCGACTCGGCCTGTTCGACGGCGTCCGCGCCCACCAGTTCGGCCAAATCGCGCAGCGCCAGCGGCTCATCGATGGCCAGATACTGCAGCACCCGGCGTGCGTCGGGCGGCAGCAGGTCCAGTTGCCGCCCGATCAGGGTGGCCAACGGCACCGACAGTGTCGCCGTGCCGTGCAGCTGCCACACGCCCTGAGCGCTGCGCAACGCCCCGGTCCGCACTGCCTCCTCGACCAGGTGCCGCGCGAAAAGCGGGTTGCCGCCACTGATCTCGAACAGCCGGTCGGCGGTGCTGCTGACCAGAGGTCCACCGAGGACCGATTCGATCAGCTCGACGGTCTCTTCCCGAGACAGTGCTTCGATATCGAGGCGGGTGACCAGCTGGTCCTTCCACAGTGCGGTGATGGCCGCCGGCGCCTCGATGTCGTCGCGCATGGTCAGGACCAGCCTGACCTGCGAGTGAATCATCAGTTGGTGCAGCAGCGTCGCGGACAGTTCGTCGAGGTGCTGGGCATCGTCGACGACGACCAGCATCCGGCGCTCGTCGACGTCCTGGCACAGCGACATTCGTGCGGCCCGCAGCAGGGTGGCCGATTCGGCGACCGGCGCCAGCTCGAGCAGATGGCTCAGCGCGCGGAACGGGATGTCGGCGGCCGACGCGGTGGCGCCGATCCAGCGCAACACCGACCGGCGGTCCCCGGTGCTGTGCCGTTCGGCCAGCCGGCGGGCCAGCGCGGTCTTACCGACCCCGGCCGCGCCGACCAGCGCCAGGCCTCGGTGACCGGGGCTTGAGAGCGCGGCGTCGATGCGCGCCCAGACCGAAGTCCGCGGTGCATCGCGCCAGGGCAGTTCGCTCACCAGTCGATGTTACGGCCGGTCAACGCTGGTATGTGCCGTGGATGACGGAACGGGCGATGGCATTGCTGAACAGATTGAAACCCAGGAAGGCGGGGGTGGCATCCTCGGGGATGTCGAGGCGCTCCACACCGACGGCGTGCACGGCCACCAGGTAGCGGTGCGGCCCGTGTCCGGGCGGAGGGGCGGCACCGAGGAATCGACGCAGGCCGGCGTCGTTGGCCAGGGTGAGCGCATCGCCCGGCAGCGAACTGCCGTCACCGACACCGGCGGGCAGGTCGGTGCACGTGGCGGGCAGGTTGGCCACCGCCCAATGCCAGAACCCGGACACCGTCGGGGCATCGGGGTCATAGACCGTGACGGCGAAGCTGCGGGTCTCCTCGGGGAAGCCCGACCAGCTCAACTGCGGCGATTCGTCCTCCCCACCGGCGCCGAAGATGCCGCTGACCTGCGGATTCGCCAGCGGACCGCCGTCGGTGAAGGACTGGCTGGTCAGCGTGAAGCTCGGCAGCTCGGGCAGGAAGTCGTAGGGGTTGTACGGAAAAGCCACGGTGGGGGTTCCCTTCTCAGCTCAGCAGTTCTGCAAAAATCTCGTCAGCACTTCGGTCCCGAAGACCAGCGAATCCACCGGAATCCGTTCGTCGACACCGTGGAACAGCGCCGCGAAATCCAGTTCCGGGGGCAGCCGTAACGGGGTGAAACCGAAGCAGCGGATCCCGAGCCGGGCGAAGTGCTTGGCGTCCGTCCCGCCGGACAGCATATACGGGACGATGCGCGACTCCGGGTCCGCCGCGAGCAGCGCCGTGTTCATCGCGTCGACCAGATCGCCGTCGAAAGTCGTTTCGTACGGCGGTAATTCGGTGATCCATTCGCGCTCGATGCCCGGGCCGAGCAGTTCGTCGAGCTCGCGCTCGAAGGCCGCCCGGCGGCCGGGCAGCACCCGGCAGTCGACGACGGCCTCGGCGCTGGCGGGGATCACGTTGGCCTTGTAGCCGGCCGACAGCATGGTGGGGTTCGCGGTGTCGTGCAGGGTGGCGCCGACGATCCGGCCGATCGGGCCGAGCTTGGCCACCATGCCGTCCAGATCCGGCGAGGCCGGGTCGAAGGTGTGTCCGGTCTCTTCGGCGACGGCGGCCAGGAACTCGCCCACGGCGTCGGTCAGCACCAGGGGGAACCGGTGCCGGCCGAGTTTCGCGACCGCCTCGGCCAGCGCGGTGACCGCGTTGTCGTCGTGCACGAAGGATCCGTGCCCGGCCGGGCGGCGCGCGGTCAGCCGCATCCACTGCATGCCCTTTTCCGCGGTCTCGATCAAATACAGCCGCCGGTCACCGCCGTCGCGGCGCGGCACGGTCAGCGAGAAGCCGCCGACCTCCCCGACTGCCTCGGTGACGCGATCGAACAGGTCTGGCCGGTTCTCGACCAGCCATTTGCAGCCGTAGGTGCCGCCGGCCTCCTCGTCGGCGACGAACGCGAACACCAGGTCGCGCGGCGGGACGACGCCCGCGCGTCTGAGCCACCGGGCGACGGCGATCATCATCCCGACCATGTTCTTCATGTCGACGGCCCCGCGGCCCCAGACGTAGCCGTCGGTGACGGCCCCGGAGAACGGGTGCACGCTCCAGTCGGCGGCCTCGGCGGGCACGACGTCGAGGTGGCCGTGAATCATCAGGGCGCCGCGGCCCGGATCGGCGCCGGCCAGCCGGGCGAACACGTTGCCGCGGCCCGGGGCGCCGGATTCCACGTAGACCGTCTGGTATCCGACGGCCTCCAGCTGGTCGGCGACCCAGCGGGCGCATTCGGCCTCACCGCGGGTGGTGTCCGGGTTGCCGGTGTTGGTGGTGTCGAACCTGATCAGGGTGCTGACCAGGTCGACGACCTCGTCGGCGGGCCGCTGTGGCTGGGTCACGCTTCTTTCCTACCATCCGGGGTCGGGTCTGGTTTGGGTATGACGCGGGGCATCCGTTAGCCTTAGCTGCCCGCGCAGGCGGGAGCAGTCCGAGTGGCGGAATGGCAGACGCGCTAGCTTGAGGTGCTAGTGCCCTATTAACGGGCGTGGGGGTTCAAGTCCCCCCTCGGACACGTCGGGCGACACGACTCAAGTCGGCGGTCGCCGTGACTTGCCGTAAGTGCGGATCGTAATCAAGGCGCAAACCCAGGCTTGCGTACACCTGAGCGCGTTCTGCCCCGGTTGCCTTTCCGAGGATGACCGACAGGCCGCCCAACTCTTCGACCAACTCGCTGATCTCAGCGGCGGACATGACGTGGGGTCGCTCCGTTCGCTCAAGACGGGCCCGCAACTCATCACGCTCGGCCGTGCGGCGACGCAATGCGGCAGTCAAGTCCTCAACGGCCACACCCGACTCCACCGCAGCGACCAAGGCGGCAATCTTGCTGTTGACGTCGCTG contains these protein-coding regions:
- a CDS encoding alpha/beta hydrolase family protein; amino-acid sequence: MSPADVVVETVPFTAGDGMKLNLKRIRGSVAPWKGPVLLAPGAGVRAELFRPPEAVTVVDALLADGWEVWLENWRASIDVPRNRWNLDQAAAYDHPQAVRTICDLTGAERVKAVVHCQGSSSFMLAVAAGLLPEVDNIVANSMSLHPVVPAFSAFKLRRLVPLIAPLLPYVDTRWGEPGHPPPNPAARALVAMVHATHRECANSSCRMISFTYGSGRPALWSHENLSERTHDWLRAEFGAVPLSFFGQMARSVHAGQLLPTGQFSCLPTDLLNHRPKSEARIALLTGSQNRCFLPESQYRTLEYLEKHRPGGPQSIKEFDGYGHLDVFFARYAARDIFDYIIEQLNR
- a CDS encoding M20/M25/M40 family metallo-hydrolase; amino-acid sequence: MTQPQRPADEVVDLVSTLIRFDTTNTGNPDTTRGEAECARWVADQLEAVGYQTVYVESGAPGRGNVFARLAGADPGRGALMIHGHLDVVPAEAADWSVHPFSGAVTDGYVWGRGAVDMKNMVGMMIAVARWLRRAGVVPPRDLVFAFVADEEAGGTYGCKWLVENRPDLFDRVTEAVGEVGGFSLTVPRRDGGDRRLYLIETAEKGMQWMRLTARRPAGHGSFVHDDNAVTALAEAVAKLGRHRFPLVLTDAVGEFLAAVAEETGHTFDPASPDLDGMVAKLGPIGRIVGATLHDTANPTMLSAGYKANVIPASAEAVVDCRVLPGRRAAFERELDELLGPGIEREWITELPPYETTFDGDLVDAMNTALLAADPESRIVPYMLSGGTDAKHFARLGIRCFGFTPLRLPPELDFAALFHGVDERIPVDSLVFGTEVLTRFLQNC
- a CDS encoding YbhB/YbcL family Raf kinase inhibitor-like protein, coding for MAFPYNPYDFLPELPSFTLTSQSFTDGGPLANPQVSGIFGAGGEDESPQLSWSGFPEETRSFAVTVYDPDAPTVSGFWHWAVANLPATCTDLPAGVGDGSSLPGDALTLANDAGLRRFLGAAPPPGHGPHRYLVAVHAVGVERLDIPEDATPAFLGFNLFSNAIARSVIHGTYQR
- a CDS encoding helix-turn-helix transcriptional regulator — its product is MSELPWRDAPRTSVWARIDAALSSPGHRGLALVGAAGVGKTALARRLAERHSTGDRRSVLRWIGATASAADIPFRALSHLLELAPVAESATLLRAARMSLCQDVDERRMLVVVDDAQHLDELSATLLHQLMIHSQVRLVLTMRDDIEAPAAITALWKDQLVTRLDIEALSREETVELIESVLGGPLVSSTADRLFEISGGNPLFARHLVEEAVRTGALRSAQGVWQLHGTATLSVPLATLIGRQLDLLPPDARRVLQYLAIDEPLALRDLAELVGADAVEQAESAGAVTISVRGPDTVVLSGHPLYAECVRSELGVLSRRRISAEFVAQIAARDPDHVSDRLRLAQLSLETDTPLGSAELLVAAWEAMRLGDLQLTETLARGALDGKESLYARLPLAHSLAWQGRGAEADEVLDAIEIDTLSETDLVAWVLPKAANQFWMRGESERARELLAQIRTRVVNPSSRDVLDALAATFALNAGEIVDARRDAERVLASDTADDLAVAWAAATAALANARMGCCEPVPALAERGLAMLPPGLLRFTIGLGQTTAALANGDVDGAEAFARQCLDFAGIRQPGRAIADILLATVLAARGALTEASALLVPSAVALAGTGYSWGPLALMVQARLLGQRGDHAQAAEVLARAEAGYGMRSAMYAPELELARAWTHAARRDLPAAVAAARRAVEVAERAGQYGVAPLAVLDSVRLGDRGVVPAAERVAARLGTAMSALIARYARALGDGDPVALEEVASEFATAGRLAAAADAAAQAAVRHGAAGAGAAQLRARGCAAKWAAACDSPATPALEQALAPLPLTERERNIAVLVADGLSNKVIAEQLCVSVRTVEGHVYRACTKLGVADRMGLAEAVSGSAAR